Proteins encoded within one genomic window of Theobroma cacao cultivar B97-61/B2 chromosome 7, Criollo_cocoa_genome_V2, whole genome shotgun sequence:
- the LOC18593949 gene encoding serine carboxypeptidase-like 44 — translation MDNRVFVLGLFFFAFGGVNGFPMNDLIEKLPGQPNVTFKQFSGYIDVDGKAGRSLFYYFVEAENDPMKRPLTIWLTGGPGCGSVGDGFLSVGPFITTANAHGLQRNLYSWIKVSNLLFIDSPIGAGWSYSNTSSDYEVGDDSTNKDLLTFILQWFEKYPNFKSIDLYLGGSSYAGHFIPNFANALLDYNKQSNNFKFNIKGLALGNPLLRNKLDTLAVYDFFWSRGMININLHQQILKECNGIDEDNYSNNATKWSESCQQAMNKAESAAFVVSSINAAKASRFDVLRASCDENWEDLVLGKEVTKVSYDVDMCIPFRADFYFNIPEVQKAFHGNRTNLGYQWKGCFEKSGLKFSDVDKDIDMLPALKKILQQSIPITIFSGDQDAIVPTVGTLNHVNKLAKDMNLNLTKDEAWNHGNKGGGWMYSYGDLLTLMTVKGANHHVTFSKPSEALFIFTNAVINRSH, via the exons ATGGATAATAGGGTATTCGTTCTTGGCCTTTTCTTTTTCGCTTTTGGTGGTGTTAATGGATTTCCCATGAATGATTTGATAGAAAAATTGCCCGGACAGCCAAATGTTACTTTCAAGCAATTTTCGGGCTACATTGACGTTGATGGAAAGGCTGGTAGAAGTCTGTTCTATTATTTTGTTGAAGCTGAAAACGATCCAATGAAACGGCCTCTCACTATCTGGTTAACTGGAG GACCAGGTTGTGGTTCAGTTGGAGATGGGTTTTTAAGTGTTGGTCCCTTCATTACTACAGCTAATGCTCATGGTctccaaagaaatttatattCTTGGATCAaag TGTCAAATCTCCTATTCATTGATTCCCCTATTGGAGCTGGATGGTCCTACTCAAACACAAGCAGCGACTATGAAGTTGGAGATGATAGTACTA ACAAAGACCTGCTCACATTCATACTCCAATGGTTTGAAAAGTATCCAAATTTTAAGTCTATAGATTTATATCTTGGCGGATCAAGCTATGCAG GACACTTCATACCCAATTTTGCTAATGCCTTGCTTGATTACAACAAACAATCAAACAATTTCAAGTTCAATATCAAAGGATTGGCA TTGGGAAATCCGCTTCTTCGAAATAAGCTAGACACTCTTGCAGTATATGATTTCTTTTGGTCACGTGGGATGATTAATATTAACTTACACCAACAAATCTTGAAAGAATGCAATGGAATTGACGAAGATAACTATTCCAATAATGCTACAAAATGGTCTGAATCATGCCAACAAGCCATGAATAAAGCCGAATCTGCTGCTTTTGTTGTATCTTCCATTAATGCAGCTAAGGCAAGCCGCTTTGATGTTCTTCGTGCCTCTTGTGATGAAAATTGGGAAGACCTTGTGTTAGGAAAGGAG GTTACGAAGGTTAGCTATGATGTAGATATGTGCATTCCTTTTAGGGCAGATTTCTATTTCAACATTCCAGAAGTTCAAAAAGCTTTTCACGGGAATCGAACTAATTTAGGGTATCAATGGAAGGGTTGTTTTGA GAAAAGTGGTCTTAAATTCAGCGATGTTGATAAAGACATTGATATGCTCCCAGCATTGAAGAAAATTCTCCAACAGTCTATTCCTATTACAATATTCAG TGGAGACCAAGATGCTATAGTACCAACGGTTGGAACCTTAAACCATGTAAACAAATTAGCCAAGgatatgaatttgaatttgacaAAAGATGAAGCTTGGAATCATGGAAACAAG GGTGGAGGTTGGATGTATTCTTATGGCGATCTATTGACATTGATGACTGTAAAAGGAGCTAATCATCATGTGACTTTCTCAAAACCATCTGAAGCTTTATTTATCTTCACAAATGCTGTAATTAATCGATCACACTGA
- the LOC18594031 gene encoding serine carboxypeptidase-like 44, with protein sequence MDNRVFLLGLFLFVVGGVNGFPMNDLIEKLPGQPNVTFRQFSDYIDIDEKAGRSLFYYFVEAEKDPMNLPLTIWLTGGPGCGSVGDGFLSVGPFITTANAHGLQRNPYSWIKVTNLLFIDSPIGAGWSYSNTSSDYEVGDDSTNKDLLTFILQWFEKYPNFKSRDLYLGGSSYAGHFIPNFANSLLDYNKQSTSFKFNIKGLTLGNPLLRNKLDTLAVYDFFWSRGMININLHQQILKECNGIDEDNYSNNATKWSESCQQAMDKAEMAAFIVSSINVAKARRFDVLRDPCDEKWEDLVLGKEVTKVSYEVDMCIPFRADFYFNIPEVQKAFHGNRTNLGYQWKGCFEKSGLKYSDVDKDIDMIPALKKILQQSIPITIFSGDQDAIVPTVGTLNHVNKLAKDMKLNLTKDEAWNHENKGGGWMYSYSNLLTYMTVKGANHHVTFSKPSEALFIFTNIVLNRSH encoded by the exons ATGGATAATAGGGTATTTCTTCTTGGTCTTTTCTTGTTCGTAGTTGGTGGTGTTAATGGATTTCCCATGAATGATCTAATAGAAAAATTGCCCGGACAGCCAAATGTAACTTTCAGGCAATTTTCTGACTACATTGACATTGATGAAAAGGCTGGTAGAAGtcttttctattattttgtcGAAGCTGAAAAGGATCCAATGAATCTACCGCTTACTATCTGGCTAACTGGAG GACCAGGTTGTGGTTCAGTTGGAGATGGGTTTTTAAGTGTTGGTCCTTTCATTACTACAGCTAATGCTCATGGTCTCCAAAGAAATCCATATTCTTGGATCAAAG TGACAAATCTCCTATTCATTGATTCCCCTATTGGAGCGGGATGGTCCTACTCAAACACAAGCAGCGACTATGAAGTTGGAGATGATAGTACTA ATAAAGACTTGCTTACTTTCATACTCCAATGGTTTGAAAAGTACCCAAATTTTAAGTCTAGAGATTTATATCTTGGCGGATCAAGCTATGCAG GACACTTCATACCCAATTTTGCGAATTCCTTACTTGATTACAACAAACAATCAACCAGTTTCAAGTTCAACATCAAAGGATTGACA ttgGGGAATCCGCTTCTTCGAAATAAGCTAGACACTCTTGCagtatatgattttttttggtcACGTGGAATGATTAATATTAACTTGCACCAACAAATCTTGAAAGAATGCAATGGAATTGACGAGGACAACTATTCCAATAATGCTACCAAATGGTCTGAATCATGCCAACAAGCCATGGATAAAGCGGAAATGGCTGCTTTTATTGTATCTTCCATTAATGTAGCTAAGGCAAGACGCTTTGATGTTCTTCGTGACCCTTGTGATGAAAAATGGGAAGACCTTGTGTTAGGGAAGGAG GTTACAAAGGTTAGCTATGAAGTAGATATGTGCATTCCTTTCAGGGCAGATTTCTATTTCAACATTCCGGAAGTTCAAAAAGCTTTTCATGGGAATCGAACCAATTTAGGATATCAATGGAAGGGTTGTTTTGA GAAAAGTGGTCTTAAATACAGTGATGTTGATAAAGACATTGACATGATTCCCGCATTGAAAAAAATTCTCCAGCAATCTATTCCTATTACAATATTCAG TGGAGACCAAGATGCTATAGTACCAACGGTTGGAACCTTAAACCATGTAAACAAGTTAGCGAAGGATATGAAATTGAATTTGACAAAAGATGAAGCTTGGAATCATGAAAACAAG GGTGGAGGTTGGATGTATTCGTACAGTAATTTATTGACTTACATGACTGTAAAAGGAGCTAATCATCATGTAACTTTTTCTAAACCATCTGaagctttatttattttcacaaATATTGTACTTAATCGATCACATTGA
- the LOC18594032 gene encoding serine carboxypeptidase-like 44: MDNRVVFVGLFLFALGGVNGFPMNDLIEKLPGQPNVTFRQFSGYIDVDGKVGRSLFYYFVETENDPMNQPLTIWLTGGPGCGSVGDGFLSVGPFITTANAHGLQRNLYSWIKVSNLLFIDSPVGAGWSYSNTSSDYEVGDDSTNNDLLAFILQWFEKYPNFKSRDLYLGGSSYAGHFIPNFANALLDYNKQSNNFKFNIKGLALGNPLLRNKLDTLAVYDFFWSCGMININLHQQILKECNGIDEDNYSNNPTKWSESCQQAMNKAESAAFVVSSINAAKASRFDVLRASCDENWEELVLGKEVTKVSYEVDMCIPFRADFYFNILEVQKAFHGNRTNLGYQWKGCFEKSGLKYNDADKDIDMLPALKKILQQSIPITIFSGDQDAIVPTVGTLNHVNKLAKDMNLNLTKDEAWNHENKDGGWMYSYDNLLTLITVKGANHHVTFSKPSEALFIFTNIVINRSH, from the exons ATGGATAACAGGGTAGTCTTTGTTGGCCTTTTCTTGTTCGCACTTGGTGGTGTTAATGGATTTCCCATGAATGATCTAATAGAAAAATTGCCTGGACAGCCAAATGTTACTTTTAGGCAATTTTCTGGGTACATTGATGTTGATGGAAAAGTAGGTAGAAGTCTGTTctattattttgttgaaaCTGAAAATGATCCGATGAATCAACCCCTCACAATCTGGCTAACTGGAG GACCAGGCTGTGGTTCAGTTGGAGATGGATTTTTAAGTGTTGGTCCTTTCATTACTACTGCAAATGCTCATGGTctccaaagaaatttatattCTTGGATCAaag TGTCAAATCTCCTATTCATTGATTCCCCTGTTGGAGCGGGATGGTCCTACTCAAATACAAGCAGCGACTATGAAGTTGGAGATGATAGTACTA ATAATGACCTACTTGCGTTCATACTCCAATGGTTTGAAAAGTATCCAAATTTTAAGTCTAGAGATTTATATCTTGGGGGATCAAGCTATGCAG GACACTTCATACCCAATTTTGCTAATGCTTTACTTGATTACAACAAACAATCAAACAATTTCAAGTTCAACATCAAAGGATTGGCA TTGGGAAATCCGCTTCTTCGAAATAAGCTAGATACTCTTGCAGTATATGATTTCTTTTGGTCATGTGGGATGATTAATATTAACTTGCACCAACAAATCTTGAAAGAATGCAATGGAATTGACGAAGACAACTATTCCAATAATCCTACCAAATGGTCTGAATCATGCCAACAAGCCATGAATAAAGCCGAATCTGCTGCTTTTGTTGTATCTTCCATTAATGCCGCTAAGGCAAGCCGCTTTGATGTTCTTCGTGCCTCTTGTGATGAAAATTGGGAAGAACTTGTGTTGGGAAAGGAG gTTACGAAGGTTAGCTATGAAGTAGATATGTGCATTCCTTTTAGGGCAGATTTCTATTTCAATATTCTGGAAGTTCAAAAAGCTTTTCATGGGAATCGAACCAATTTAGGGTACCAATGGAAGGGTTGCTTTGA GAAAAGTGGCCTTAAATACAACGATGCTGATAAAGACATTGACATGCTCCCGGCATTGAAGAAAATTCTCCAACAGTCTATTCCTATTACAATATTCAG TGGAGACCAAGATGCTATAGTACCAACAGTTGGAACCTTAAACCATGTGAACAAGTTAGCCAAGgatatgaatttgaatttgacaAAAGATGAAGCTTGGAATCATGAAAACAAG GATGGAGGTTGGATGTACTCGTACGACAATTTATTAACATTGATAACTGTAAAAGGAGCTAATCATCATGTGactttttcaaaaccatctgaAGCTTTATTTATCTTCacaaatattgtaattaatcGATCGCATTGA
- the LOC108662979 gene encoding protein DETOXIFICATION 18-like, protein MSSSNTSLDTAASLSEANEHDQRRWWKKVLDLEEAKNQVLFSLPMILTNVSYFSITMVSVMFAGHLGELELAGATLANSWATVTGLAFMTGLSGALETLCGQRFGAKIYRMLGIYLQASCIISFLFSVFISILWFYTEPILVLLRQDAQISKTAASYIRYLIPGLFAYGFVQNILRFLQTQSIVLPLVWFSVLPLGIHFGIVYSLVNRTDLGFRGAPLAASLSLWISLLLLAVYVFFSKKFERTWQGLSFESFWYILTNLKLALASAAMVCLEYWAFELLVLLAGLMPNSEVTTSLIAMCVNTEAIAYMITYGLSAAASTRVSNELGAGHPTRAKNAVAVTLKLSVLLALAVVLALAFGHNIWAGFFSNSSIIIKKFGSMTPLLLISITIDSFQGVLSGVARGSGWQLLAVWANLGTFYFIGMPIAGLLGFKFKLYAKGLWIGLICGLSCQAGALSFITLYRKWTAVEL, encoded by the exons ATGtcatcatcaaacacaagtttaGATACAGCTGCTTCGTTGTCAGAGGCAAATGAGCATGATCAAAGAAGGTGGTGGAAGAAAGTATTGGACTTGGAAGAGGCCAAGAATCAAGTTCTCTTCTCACTCCCAATGATTCTTACTAATGTTTCCTATTTTTCCATAACTATGGTGTCTGTCATGTTTGCTGGACACCTTGGGGAGCTTGAGCTTGCTGGAGCAACACTTGCTAATTCTTGGGCCACAGTCACCGGTTTAGCTTTCATG ACAGGATTAAGTGGAGCACTAGAGACCCTTTGTGGTCAACGATTTGGTGCAAAAATATACAGAATGTTGGGAATTTACCTCCAGGCATCCTGCATCATTTCTTTCCTGTTCTCTGTTTTCATTTCAATCTTATGGTTCTACACCGAGCCGATACTTGTCTTGCTCCGACAAGATgctcaaatttcaaaaactgCAGCCTCGTACATTAGGTATCTCATTCCAGGTTTATTTGCATACGGCTTCGTGcaaaacattttgagattTCTTCAGACACAAAGCATTGTACTGCCCCTGGTCTGGTTCTCGGTCCTTCCATTGGGCATTCATTTCGGAATTGTTTACTCTTTGGTCAATCGGACAGATCTTGGTTTCAGAGGAGCTCCATTAGCAGCTTCACTTTCACTATGGATTTCACTTCTTTTGCTAGCTGTTTATGTGTTCTTTTCCAAGAAATTCGAGCGAACATGGCAAGGATTGTCGTTTGAATCATTTTGGTACATTCTCACAAACCTGAAATTAGCCCTCGCTTCTGCAGCAATGGTTTG TTTGGAGTACTGGGCGTTCGAGCTTCTTGTGTTGTTAGCAGGCTTGATGCCTAATTCAGAAGTTACTACTTCATTGATTGCAATGTG CGTGAATACAGAAGCCATTGCCTACATGATTACTTATGGCCTTAGTGCTGCAGCAAG CACAAGGGTTTCAAATGAGTTGGGAGCTGGACATCCTACTCGGGCTAAGAATGCCGTGGCTGTCACACTCAAGCTTTCTGTCCTTCTAGCTCTTGCAGTTGTCCTTGCTTTAGCATTTGGTCATAATATCTGGGCTGGTTTCTTTAGTAACAGCtctataattataaagaaatttgGGTCAATGACACCCCTGCTTTTGATCTCAATAACAATTGATTCTTTTCAGGGAGTCTTATCAG GGGTGGCCAGAGGAAGTGGTTGGCAGCTCTTGGCAGTGTGGGCTAACTTGGGAACTTTCTATTTCATTGGAATGCCAATTGCGGGCCTTCTTGGATTTAAGTTTAAGCTTTATGCTAAG GGTTTGTGGATAGGCTTAATATGCGGCCTTTCCTGCCAAGCTGGTGCCCTATCGTTCATTACGTTGTACAGAAAATGGACTGCAGTTGAGCTTTAA